Part of the Arachis hypogaea cultivar Tifrunner chromosome 6, arahy.Tifrunner.gnm2.J5K5, whole genome shotgun sequence genome, TTTGGCAAGGGACAATCAGAATCCTGTTCTGGATTTTCTGCATCAACGAAGAAAGACGCCTctgcacaacaacaacaacaacaacaacaattgtaCAGACATTTACATCAGATCAAATAGTAAGGAACACACACAACTCATCATCGCAAACCATTACGAATCTgtcattggaaaaagaaaaaagaaatacccCTATAGTTGTAGCAGCTTCCGCTGGCACAAACGCCGCCGAACCTGCCTCTGCATCTGCCTCCTCCCTGGTTGCAGTCCTTGACCCATTCCACCACGGCTGTAGCATGCACGACCGTCATCAAATCCTCCACCTTATCCACCACCGCGACGAACTTTACCGCGACCACTGGGACCCATGTTGCCTTAGACTCCTCCACCACCATAGCCGCCGTCGCCACCCATCCACCTTCATAACCCCTACCACCACCACTGTTGTCCCTTCCACCGCGACGACTCCCCTGAAGGTTGGAGCCATCAGGTACAGTGACATTATCTGCCTTGAAACTCTATCATCTCCCCCTTGAAGTTAGATTAGGAACAAGAAGAAGGGAAGATGAAAATAGGATGGAAAACACAGGATAGAATaggataagatttttttattttttttaaataaaaatagttttatgtttaaatattttatagaattttgttttaatttatcagttatatttaaatataattatacaaaaatattattttatttatttattatgtaaaaatgttttttaaaaattttagaaaaacaaaatgttatatttttaatattttaa contains:
- the LOC112695686 gene encoding uncharacterized protein, with protein sequence MVVEESKATWVPVVAVKFVAVVDKVEDLMTVVHATAVVEWVKDCNQGGGRCRGRFGGVCASGSCYNYREASFFVDAENPEQDSDCPLPKE